From the Streptomyces syringium genome, one window contains:
- a CDS encoding NAD(P)/FAD-dependent oxidoreductase: protein MSTRNSSDVIVVGAGVVGAACAYYAARSGLSVTVIDRGPVAGGTTGAGEGNLLVSDKAPGPELDLALLSTRLWRELAEELPARIEFEAKGGLVVASDDSGTAALRDFAAAQTKAGVRADEVSAALLRELEPHLSPALAGGFHYPQDAQVQPALAAAHLLRASGALVRTGEEVTVILTGPGGEVRGVRTPAGDVHAPYVVNAAGTWGGELARLADSFLPVLPRRGFVLVTEPLPRVVRHKVYAADYVADVASGSAALQTSAVVEGTPAGPVLIGASRERVGFDRSLSVEVLRRLAEGATALFPVLAKARVIRTYAGFRPYLPDHLPAIGADPGVPGLLHACGHEGAGIGLAPATGLIVARLMTGERPPMDIRPFLPGRFTSAA, encoded by the coding sequence GTGTCCACCAGAAACTCCTCGGACGTCATCGTCGTCGGAGCGGGCGTGGTCGGTGCCGCCTGCGCCTACTACGCCGCCCGCTCCGGCCTCTCCGTCACCGTGATCGACCGTGGCCCCGTCGCGGGCGGGACCACGGGGGCCGGCGAGGGCAACCTGCTGGTCTCCGACAAGGCGCCCGGCCCCGAGCTCGATCTGGCCCTGCTCTCCACACGCTTGTGGCGGGAGCTGGCCGAAGAGCTGCCGGCCCGCATCGAGTTCGAGGCGAAGGGCGGCCTGGTCGTCGCCTCCGACGACTCGGGGACGGCCGCGCTGCGGGACTTCGCGGCGGCGCAGACGAAGGCGGGCGTCCGGGCCGACGAGGTGTCGGCCGCCCTGCTGCGCGAGCTGGAACCGCACCTCTCCCCCGCCCTCGCGGGCGGCTTCCACTACCCGCAGGACGCGCAGGTCCAGCCCGCCCTCGCCGCCGCCCATCTGCTGCGCGCCTCGGGCGCCCTCGTCCGCACCGGCGAGGAGGTCACCGTGATCCTCACCGGACCGGGCGGCGAGGTGCGGGGCGTACGGACGCCGGCCGGTGACGTGCACGCGCCGTACGTGGTGAACGCGGCCGGCACCTGGGGCGGCGAACTGGCCCGGCTCGCCGACTCGTTCCTGCCCGTCCTGCCGCGCCGGGGCTTCGTGCTCGTCACGGAACCGCTGCCGCGTGTCGTGCGGCACAAGGTGTACGCGGCGGACTACGTCGCCGATGTGGCGAGCGGGTCGGCGGCCCTGCAGACCTCGGCCGTGGTCGAGGGCACCCCGGCGGGGCCGGTACTGATCGGCGCCAGCCGGGAACGGGTCGGCTTCGACCGCAGCCTGTCGGTGGAGGTGCTCCGGCGCCTCGCCGAGGGGGCCACCGCCCTGTTCCCGGTGCTGGCGAAGGCGCGGGTGATACGGACCTACGCGGGGTTCCGTCCGTACCTGCCCGACCATCTGCCCGCGATCGGAGCCGACCCCGGCGTGCCCGGGCTGCTGCACGCCTGCGGCCACGAAGGCGCGGGGATCGGCCTGGCCCCCGCCACCGGCCTGATCGTCGCCCGGCTGATGACGGGCGAGCGACCGCCGATGGACATACGACCGTTCCTTCCCGGCCGGTTCACGTCCGCCGCCTGA
- a CDS encoding (2Fe-2S)-binding protein encodes MARTPAGLVRAEPGPPFEITFDGRTVPALPGQSIAAALWGAGILAWRTTREGNRPRGAFCGIGQCYDCLATVNGEPNRRACLVPARPGDAITTQEGHGHAELSV; translated from the coding sequence GTGGCCCGTACCCCCGCCGGCCTGGTCAGGGCGGAGCCCGGTCCGCCGTTCGAGATCACCTTCGACGGCCGTACGGTCCCCGCCCTGCCCGGCCAGTCCATCGCCGCCGCGCTGTGGGGGGCCGGCATCCTCGCCTGGCGCACCACGCGTGAAGGCAACCGCCCGCGCGGGGCGTTCTGCGGCATCGGACAGTGCTACGACTGCCTCGCCACCGTCAACGGGGAGCCCAACCGAAGGGCCTGCCTGGTGCCCGCCCGGCCCGGCGACGCGATCACCACCCAGGAAGGACACGGCCATGCCGAGCTCAGCGTCTGA